The Terriglobales bacterium sequence CTTCCCCGCCGCCGTCCGCGGGCTTGATGTAGAGATTGAAATGGCCCGCGCGGCCCGACATGAAGACGATCTGCTTGCCGTCCGGTGACCACGCTTCGCCCACGTTGGGTGAGCCCGAGAAGGTGAGCCGGTTGCGGGTGCCACGCTCCAGATCGAGGATCCAGAGGTCGCTGGCGGCGTCGCCCAGGGTCGTGGCCACGCGCTTGCCGTCAGGCGAGAGCCGGCCGTCCTGGATGTAGGCCGGTCCCAAGACCGTCCCCAGCATCTTGCCCGAGCGGTCGAACCATGCCAGCTTCGTCCCCAGCGCTCCGCCGCCCATTTGATAGACCAGCAATCCGGTGTCGGAGGCGCTGAAGACGCCGCGCCACGTCGTGATGTCGAAATTCACGTTCTGGGCGACGGCCTGCGATTCGCCTTGCAGCTTGCCGGTCGCGGGATCGAAGCGCTGCGCCAGCAACGAGCCCTCGCGCTGGTAGAGCAGATAGCCATCGACGTACTGCGCGCCCGTGTAGGTGCGCACCACGAGCTGCTTCTGTTTCCCGTCGAGCGAGGCCCAGAAGATGCCCGAGGCTTCGCTGCGCAGGTTGTTGTGGTCGCCCGCGAAGTACAGGAAGTGCTTGCCATCGGGCAGCACCTGCGGCCAGCGATGGGTTGTGTGGCCGGCGTCGAGTTGGGTCACCGCTTCGGCCCCGCCACCCGACACCCGCACCCGCGAGATCCCCGTGCGCGTGTCCGCCGCGAACAGGATCGTGCCGTCCGGCGCCCACGATCCGCCGCGCGCGTCCGGCGCGTCCGCCACCGTCACAGCCGGGTTCCCGGCGATGTCGCTGATCTTCAGCTTTCCGCCCTGGAAGTACGCCACCGACTTCGAATCCGACGACCAGAACTGGAACTTGGCGTCGTCGGTGCCCGGCAGCGGCGCTCCGTTCAGCGACGAGGTCGCGCGCAGCCAGAGCATCGGACGCCCGGCCGCGTCCATCGCGAGGTAGACCGCGTACTTCCCGTCCGGCGAGAGCATCACCGGTCCGGCGTTGTCGCCGGTGAACAGCAGGCGCTCGGCGCTGTTGTCGGAGAGCAGCGCGCGGACGACCTGCGGGTTCTGCTGGAGGGAGTGCCAGTACATGACGCCGAGGATGATGGCGGCGAGCGAGGCGGCGCCGGCGAAGGCCCAGAGGGCGCGCTCGCGGAGCTTGCGGCGCGTGCGGACCGGCTGCGGGACTTCGGCGGAGGAGCCGGCGTCGTGGACCCAGCGCAGTTGCAGCACGACATCGTGGGCGGACTGGAAGCGCTCGTCGGGATCCTTGGCGAGGCAGGTGCGGACGACGCGGTCGAGCGCGGGCGGCGTCATGGGCTGGATGGCGGAGATGGGCGGCGGCTCGCTGGCGAGGATGGCGGCGATGACGCTGGCCTGGGTCTTGCCGGCGAAGGCGCGCTTGCCGGTGAGCATCTCGTACATGACGGCGCCGAGCGAGAAGAGGTCGGAGCGGGCGTCGGCCTCGCCGCCTTCGAGCGTCTCGGGCGCCATGTACTGGAAGGTGCCGACGATGGAGCCTTCGGCGGTGAGCGGCTTGGTCTGGGTGACCATGGCGGTCATGGCGTTGGCGGCCATGGCCTGGGAGCGGCCCTTGGCGAGGCCGAAGTCGAGGATCTTGGCGCCCGACTTGGTGAGCATGATGTTGCCGGGCTTGAGGTCGCGATGGATGATACCGTGCTTGTGGGCGCGGTCGAGGCCTTCGGCGACGTCGGAGGCGATGCGGATGGCCTGGTCGGCGGGCAGCGGGCCCTTGGCGAGACGGTCGGCGAGCGACTCGCCCTCGAGGTACTCCATGACGAGGAAGTCGAGGCCCTCCTGCTCGCCGATATCGAACAGCACGCAGATGTTGGGGTGCTGAAGGGCGCTGACGGTGCGAGCTTCGCGCTCGAAGCGCTCGCGGAGCTGCGGGTCGTGCGCGAGATGCTGGGGCAGGACCTTAATGGCGACGACGCGGTCGAGGCGAGTGTCGCGCGCCTTGTAGACCTCGCCCATGCCGCCGGCGCCGGCGGGAGCGAGGATCTCGTAGGGGCCGAGCCTGGTGCCGGTGGCGATCACTTCTTGCTCTCCAGCTCGGCCGTCCAGTTCAGCAGCAACTGGATGGGCGCGGCGTTCTCCGCCGCGGGGGTCGGTACCAGGAACTTCTGGCCGTCCGGCGCCGGCCAGTAGGTGCGCCCGCTGGTCACGATCGAGGCCGGCCGGAACAGCGCTTGCGGCTGCCCGGGATTGAACTGCGTCCCCACGATCGACACCGGCACCGCGTAGATGCTGCCGT is a genomic window containing:
- a CDS encoding protein kinase encodes the protein MIATGTRLGPYEILAPAGAGGMGEVYKARDTRLDRVVAIKVLPQHLAHDPQLRERFEREARTVSALQHPNICVLFDIGEQEGLDFLVMEYLEGESLADRLAKGPLPADQAIRIASDVAEGLDRAHKHGIIHRDLKPGNIMLTKSGAKILDFGLAKGRSQAMAANAMTAMVTQTKPLTAEGSIVGTFQYMAPETLEGGEADARSDLFSLGAVMYEMLTGKRAFAGKTQASVIAAILASEPPPISAIQPMTPPALDRVVRTCLAKDPDERFQSAHDVVLQLRWVHDAGSSAEVPQPVRTRRKLRERALWAFAGAASLAAIILGVMYWHSLQQNPQVVRALLSDNSAERLLFTGDNAGPVMLSPDGKYAVYLAMDAAGRPMLWLRATSSLNGAPLPGTDDAKFQFWSSDSKSVAYFQGGKLKISDIAGNPAVTVADAPDARGGSWAPDGTILFAADTRTGISRVRVSGGGAEAVTQLDAGHTTHRWPQVLPDGKHFLYFAGDHNNLRSEASGIFWASLDGKQKQLVVRTYTGAQYVDGYLLYQREGSLLAQRFDPATGKLQGESQAVAQNVNFDITTWRGVFSASDTGLLVYQMGGGALGTKLAWFDRSGKMLGTVLGPAYIQDGRLSPDGKRVATTLGDAASDLWILDLERGTRNRLTFSGSPNVGEAWSPDGKQIVFMSGRAGHFNLYIKPADGGGEEQPLLPPSAADRILGEWTHDGKFVVYFEGNTSGEQDIWAVPVQGERKPFKVVATPTFDTDPVVSPDGKWIAYGSSLNGRNDIYVSRFPDGTGRWQISAAGGLAPRWSRDGKELFYMAPDRSLMRVPVGVNGNSFEPGPPTALFRSTAVSSPSYSYDPAPDGKRFLINSMDEQGSLPMVLVVNWKAELKK